One genomic segment of Acanthochromis polyacanthus isolate Apoly-LR-REF ecotype Palm Island chromosome 9, KAUST_Apoly_ChrSc, whole genome shotgun sequence includes these proteins:
- the nmnat2 gene encoding nicotinamide/nicotinic acid mononucleotide adenylyltransferase 2: MTENTKTHVILLSCGSFNPITKGHIHMFEKAREYLHKTGRFIVIGGIISPVHDSYGKPGLVSSRHRLTMCQLAVQSSDWIRVDPWECYQDTWQTTCSVLEHHRDLMKRVTGCILSNVNTPSTTPVIGQPQNQTTPIYQNHNNMNHSPTAIKLWGKISESLGKICCVRPHIERFTFVDENANLGTAMRYEEIELRILLLCGSDLLESFCIPGLWKDSDMEVIVGDFGIVVVPRDGADTERIMNHSSILRKYKDNITVVKDATNHPMAIVSSTKSRLALQHGDGHVVDYLSQPVIDYILQSQLYINASG, encoded by the exons AAAAAGCCAGAGAGTATCTGCACAAAACGGGGCGATTCATTGTGATCGGAGGGATCATCTCACCAGTACACGACTCCTATGGAAAACCT GGCCTCGTGTCGAGCAGACATCGTCTCACCATGTGTCAGCTCGCCGTCCAGTCCTCTGACTGGATCAG GGTGGACCCCTGGGAGTGTTATCAGGACACCTGGCAGACCACCTGCAGCGTGCTGGAGCATCACCGCGACCTCATGAAG AGAGTCACCGGCTGCATCCTGTCCAATGTCAACACGCCGTCCACCACTCCTGTGATTGGTCAGCCACAGAACCAGACCACGCCTATCTACCAGAACCACAACAACATGAATCACAGCCCCACAGCCA TCAAACTGTGGGGGAAGATCAGTGAGAGTTTGGGCAAAATCTGCTGCGTCCGCCCACACATCGAGCGCTTCACCTTTGTCG ATGAAAATGCCAACCTGGGGACTGCCATGAGATACGAGGAGATCG AGTTGCGCATCTTGCTCCTGTGTGGCAGTGATCTCCTGGAGTCCTTCTGCATCCCTGGCCTGTGGAAGGACAGTGAT ATGGAGGTGATCGTCGGGGATTTCGGGATCGTAGTGGTTCCACGTGACGGAGCCGACACGGAGAGGATCATGAACCACTCCTCCATCCTCCGCAAGTACAAG gACAACATCACTGTGGTGAAGGATGCAACGAACCATCCGATGGCCATCGTCAGCTCCACCAAGAGCAG ACTGGCCCTGCAGCACGGCGACGGCCACGTGGTGGACTACCTGAGTCAGCCTGTTATCGACTACATCCTGCAGAGTCAACTGTACATCAACGCCTCGGGATAA